A stretch of Deltaproteobacteria bacterium DNA encodes these proteins:
- the cpaB gene encoding Flp pilus assembly protein CpaB encodes MLKGRLPLVIALVLGVLAGAFAWMTIERKKKEVQEGWTLKPVIVASRDIPEGTILDFDMIQQRRIPEQFVTGSVVKPESANHVVQQKVLVPLQRGDPVLWSHFESTKGFEKLSTVVQTRFRAVNVAVDDNQAVGGWVRPNDHVDVLGTFRNPTTRELETITLLQNVIVLATGKITGSTNIQLVPEAERKYKTISLLVLPQEAEIVALASEMGKLTLSLRNPEDLEFEQERSRATLQTLITGERTKALGTKRQRMITVIKGGSGETSSSSAAVGGGEME; translated from the coding sequence ATGCTCAAGGGACGACTTCCACTCGTTATCGCGCTGGTGCTCGGCGTGCTGGCCGGGGCCTTCGCCTGGATGACCATCGAGCGCAAGAAGAAGGAGGTCCAGGAGGGCTGGACCCTGAAGCCGGTCATCGTGGCCTCCCGGGACATCCCCGAAGGGACCATCCTGGACTTCGACATGATCCAGCAGCGCCGGATCCCGGAGCAGTTCGTGACCGGGTCGGTGGTGAAGCCGGAGTCGGCGAACCACGTGGTCCAGCAGAAGGTGCTGGTGCCCCTGCAGCGCGGTGATCCCGTGCTCTGGTCGCACTTCGAGTCCACCAAGGGCTTCGAGAAGCTCTCGACGGTGGTCCAGACCCGCTTCCGGGCCGTGAACGTTGCGGTGGACGACAACCAGGCCGTCGGTGGCTGGGTCCGCCCGAACGATCACGTCGACGTCCTGGGGACCTTCCGGAACCCGACGACGCGCGAGCTCGAGACGATCACCCTGCTCCAGAACGTCATCGTCCTGGCGACGGGCAAGATCACCGGCTCGACCAACATCCAGCTCGTCCCCGAGGCGGAGCGGAAGTACAAGACCATCTCCCTCCTGGTTCTGCCCCAGGAGGCCGAGATCGTCGCCCTCGCGTCCGAGATGGGCAAGCTGACCCTCTCCCTGCGGAACCCCGAGGATCTGGAGTTCGAGCAGGAGCGCAGCCGCGCGACCCTGCAGACCCTGATCACCGGCGAGCGCACCAAGGCGCTGGGGACCAAGCGTCAGCGGATGATCACCGTCATCAAGGGCGGCAGTGGCGAGACCTCCTCCTCGTCGGCGGCGGTCGGCGGCGGCGAGATGGAGTAA
- a CDS encoding pilus assembly protein translates to MFLRETIDRARRCGLGDERGQSVVETALVVPVFVTLVFWAAFFFDLVDLRVRLQESARFAAWEATAYPLSDYESSDHDGAWAVARAEIGEAYTDLYADLDSADEQSTKARLATDFLVEPASLDNVEVRMADARGAKDVLPSEELSEVADVLGGMLDSALGQVMDNLAFNRRGLVMAEVEATVHHKLLPRGYHARENGGMFSRALYDATSFRMRERAALLADTWALHDGRSVLHEDRDLPFYKQIERGHMLGALSSVPILETLAAVIDAVGDFVEDFFGIPSFTNGRLASQSYEAGNDSDRIRLDTDELQKNFHTLPVLDTCGGGGCPYEASEYARTLQMRSEYYLGCPLPQHTPGKCDWRDVR, encoded by the coding sequence ATGTTCCTGCGTGAGACCATCGACCGCGCGAGGCGGTGCGGGCTCGGCGACGAGCGTGGCCAGTCGGTGGTGGAGACCGCCCTGGTCGTCCCCGTCTTCGTCACCCTGGTCTTCTGGGCGGCCTTCTTCTTCGACCTGGTCGATCTGCGGGTGCGGCTGCAGGAGTCGGCGCGCTTCGCTGCCTGGGAGGCGACGGCCTATCCCCTGAGCGACTACGAGAGCTCGGACCACGACGGGGCCTGGGCCGTGGCCCGGGCCGAGATCGGCGAGGCCTACACCGACCTCTACGCGGACCTCGACTCGGCCGACGAGCAGTCGACCAAAGCGCGGCTGGCCACGGACTTCCTGGTCGAGCCGGCCTCCCTCGACAACGTCGAGGTGCGCATGGCCGACGCCCGGGGCGCGAAGGACGTGCTCCCCTCGGAGGAGCTCTCCGAGGTGGCCGACGTCCTCGGGGGGATGCTCGACTCGGCGCTGGGCCAGGTGATGGACAACCTGGCCTTCAACCGGCGGGGCCTGGTCATGGCCGAGGTCGAGGCCACCGTGCACCACAAGCTCCTCCCCCGCGGCTACCACGCCCGGGAGAACGGCGGGATGTTCTCGCGGGCCCTCTACGACGCGACCAGCTTCCGGATGCGGGAGCGGGCGGCGCTGCTGGCGGACACCTGGGCCCTCCACGACGGGCGCTCCGTGCTCCACGAGGATCGGGACCTGCCCTTCTACAAGCAGATCGAGCGCGGCCACATGCTCGGGGCGCTCTCCTCGGTGCCGATCCTCGAGACGCTGGCCGCGGTGATCGACGCGGTGGGCGACTTCGTCGAGGACTTCTTCGGCATCCCCTCCTTCACCAACGGCCGGCTGGCCAGCCAGAGCTACGAGGCCGGCAACGACAGCGATCGGATCCGCCTCGACACCGACGAGCTCCAGAAGAACTTCCACACCCTGCCGGTGCTCGACACCTGCGGGGGAGGCGGCTGCCCCTACGAGGCCTCGGAGTACGCCCGGACCCTGCAGATGCGCAGCGAGTACTACCTGGGCTGCCCCCTGCCGCAGCACACCCCGGGCAAGTGCGACTGGAGGGACGTCCGGTGA
- a CDS encoding TadE/TadG family type IV pilus assembly protein — translation MDERAQAAVETALVLPLMLFLFFGLLQLIMVQHARLMTGYAAFNAARAGVVWNGDPCMMRRAAVVSLLPTLGATDTISGTSEPFDRPRPGLMKTWTRAQALVSTTGAVAGLLAELGIQNPGIELVDVEVLNPTEAMLGHFHNGELPFDAVAGDPAGRDFQSRPQMREATRLTIRVKYLYPMRIPFANWLVFSSYLAAHAGMSQTGAIINAENSRGVGGAKNLTQTGAGAQVEGAKAIAAGGAEVDAEGREIFSRGNLALLWQLGLSSGTWLFPLSASHTMRMQSNFYQRSFNKAGFCPPWS, via the coding sequence ATGGACGAGCGTGCTCAGGCCGCGGTGGAGACCGCGCTCGTCCTGCCGCTGATGCTCTTCCTCTTCTTCGGTCTGCTCCAGCTGATCATGGTGCAGCACGCCCGCCTCATGACCGGCTACGCCGCCTTCAACGCCGCGCGCGCGGGCGTGGTCTGGAACGGCGATCCCTGCATGATGCGGCGGGCGGCGGTGGTCAGCCTCCTGCCCACCCTCGGGGCGACCGACACCATCAGCGGCACCTCGGAGCCCTTCGACCGCCCGCGGCCGGGCCTGATGAAGACCTGGACCCGGGCCCAGGCCCTGGTCTCGACCACCGGGGCGGTGGCGGGCCTGCTCGCCGAGCTGGGCATCCAGAACCCGGGCATCGAGCTGGTCGACGTCGAGGTGCTCAACCCCACCGAGGCGATGCTCGGCCACTTCCACAACGGGGAGCTGCCCTTCGACGCCGTCGCCGGTGACCCGGCCGGGCGGGACTTCCAGAGCCGGCCGCAGATGCGGGAGGCCACCCGCCTCACGATCCGGGTGAAGTACCTCTACCCGATGCGGATCCCCTTCGCGAACTGGCTGGTCTTCTCCAGCTACCTCGCCGCCCACGCCGGGATGAGCCAGACCGGCGCGATCATCAACGCCGAGAACAGCCGCGGGGTCGGCGGCGCCAAGAACCTGACCCAGACCGGGGCGGGGGCGCAGGTCGAGGGAGCCAAGGCCATCGCCGCGGGGGGCGCCGAGGTCGACGCGGAGGGCCGCGAGATCTTCTCCCGGGGTAACCTGGCCCTGCTCTGGCAGCTGGGGCTCTCCTCGGGGACCTGGCTCTTCCCCCTCTCCGCCTCCCACACGATGCGGATGCAGTCGAACTTCTACCAGCGGTCCTTCAACAAGGCCGGCTTCTGCCCGCCCTGGAGCTAG
- a CDS encoding pilus assembly protein TadG-related protein yields the protein MIRLIRDFCGDEDGQAIVIAALGLLLLAFAVLGTATLGNSIQEKVRLQNTADAAAYSMAALEARTFNFYAFTNRTMVSHYVAIMTLQSYIAVAGFVMSAVNTVRLIVRALRNFCDPWCTKPLCEAVKAIPGVGNIIRVLQQLVTVIDDVLQRVANTLQNVLWGTHRQPSYPVLSLNLDRVVGWIAIPFFLFMNAVLYVAQTALMNATTLTLAGAADQVIAGTYDTIRPRPDPYTAPGVALLARSAFEWDRAHDPTAMNLTPFGKGGRHAVSDRLRDPMESVDEGVARAERVMTEISNATRWNRFLFNRSLDGTTSGSILEVVSRASFGLFEFHLHGTTKLITDSKPSWNVARRNSYDLHDVRAGVDGHARYPQGGSMVADQWIDVSFAFVDYDMTEDRLSIPGKSWRFSPGVRHSAVAATHKEFTGRWGWHCVTHLTPPNQSLCIIKTVKCICKIKNIYKIDPDLSSCHRREPGESADSKGNHPWWGIFPFMKFNPKADGSPLVAFHQPSTYVWLTQPPENIDIEPLLQRDVLGLGGHTATHDTGLDHVTEGGLPPGFHAFARAAAYYHRPGNWREHPNFFNPFWRARLAPVQPVLSDLVGDLGAGAVLGDALGKSFITH from the coding sequence ATGATCCGCCTCATCCGGGACTTCTGTGGTGACGAGGACGGTCAGGCGATCGTCATCGCCGCCCTGGGTCTCCTCCTCCTCGCCTTCGCGGTCCTCGGGACGGCGACCCTGGGCAACAGCATCCAGGAGAAGGTGAGGCTTCAGAACACCGCGGACGCCGCGGCCTACTCGATGGCGGCCCTCGAGGCGCGGACCTTCAACTTCTACGCCTTCACCAACCGGACGATGGTCAGCCACTACGTGGCGATCATGACCCTGCAGTCCTACATCGCCGTCGCGGGCTTCGTGATGTCGGCGGTGAACACCGTCCGCCTGATCGTCCGGGCGTTACGAAACTTCTGCGATCCATGGTGTACCAAGCCGCTCTGCGAGGCGGTGAAGGCCATCCCCGGCGTGGGCAACATCATCCGGGTGCTCCAGCAGCTGGTGACCGTCATCGACGACGTCCTCCAGCGGGTGGCGAACACCCTCCAGAACGTCCTGTGGGGGACCCACCGGCAGCCCTCCTATCCGGTGCTCTCCCTGAACCTCGATCGGGTGGTGGGGTGGATCGCCATCCCCTTCTTCCTCTTCATGAACGCGGTCCTCTACGTCGCCCAGACCGCGCTGATGAACGCGACGACCCTGACCCTGGCCGGCGCCGCCGATCAGGTGATCGCGGGGACCTACGACACGATCCGCCCCCGGCCGGATCCCTACACCGCGCCGGGCGTCGCCCTGCTCGCCCGCTCCGCCTTCGAGTGGGATCGCGCCCACGATCCGACCGCCATGAACCTGACGCCCTTCGGCAAGGGCGGGCGCCACGCGGTCAGCGACCGCCTGCGGGATCCGATGGAGTCGGTGGACGAGGGGGTCGCCCGGGCCGAGCGGGTGATGACCGAGATCTCCAACGCCACCCGGTGGAACCGCTTCCTCTTCAACCGCAGCCTCGACGGCACGACCTCGGGGAGCATCCTGGAGGTGGTCAGCCGGGCCTCCTTCGGCCTCTTCGAGTTCCACCTCCACGGCACCACCAAGCTCATCACCGACTCGAAGCCGAGCTGGAACGTCGCGCGCCGCAACAGCTACGATCTCCACGATGTCCGCGCGGGGGTGGACGGCCACGCCCGCTACCCCCAGGGCGGCTCGATGGTCGCCGACCAGTGGATCGACGTGAGCTTCGCCTTCGTCGACTACGACATGACCGAGGATCGCCTCTCGATCCCGGGCAAGAGCTGGCGCTTCTCACCCGGCGTGCGGCACAGCGCCGTGGCGGCGACCCACAAGGAGTTCACCGGCCGCTGGGGCTGGCACTGCGTCACCCACCTGACGCCACCCAACCAGAGCCTCTGCATCATCAAGACCGTGAAGTGCATCTGCAAGATCAAGAACATCTACAAGATCGATCCCGACCTCTCCTCCTGCCACCGGCGGGAGCCGGGGGAGTCCGCCGACTCGAAGGGCAACCATCCCTGGTGGGGCATCTTCCCCTTCATGAAGTTCAACCCCAAGGCGGACGGCTCGCCCCTGGTCGCCTTCCACCAGCCGAGCACCTACGTCTGGCTGACCCAGCCCCCCGAGAACATCGACATCGAGCCGCTCCTGCAGCGGGACGTGCTGGGGCTGGGCGGACACACCGCCACCCACGACACCGGCCTCGACCACGTCACCGAGGGGGGGCTGCCGCCGGGCTTCCACGCCTTCGCCCGGGCCGCGGCCTACTACCACCGCCCGGGGAACTGGCGAGAGCACCCCAACTTCTTCAACCCCTTCTGGCGGGCGCGCCTCGCGCCCGTGCAGCCCGTCCTCTCCGATCTGGTCGGTGATCTGGGCGCCGGCGCGGTCCTCGGGGACGCGCTGGGGAAGAGCTTCATCACCCACTGA